Proteins from a single region of Haloplanus sp. GDY1:
- a CDS encoding type II toxin-antitoxin system HicA family toxin: protein MVRTPFSGHEIASVLTDFGYVPVDRTGSHLKLRWESDDTDEVRIVSVPMAPADEIPTGTLQSIADQCGAEDFHAWCAWIDEHR, encoded by the coding sequence ATGGTACGCACGCCGTTCTCCGGTCACGAGATCGCCAGCGTACTGACTGATTTCGGGTACGTCCCTGTCGACCGGACTGGCAGTCACCTGAAACTCCGATGGGAGAGTGACGATACCGACGAGGTTCGTATCGTCTCCGTTCCCATGGCTCCGGCCGACGAGATCCCGACCGGAACGCTCCAGTCGATTGCTGATCAGTGCGGTGCCGAGGACTTCCACGCGTGGTGTGCGTGGATCGACGAGCATCGCTGA
- a CDS encoding type II toxin-antitoxin system HicB family antitoxin, giving the protein MSSTTRDEGSEEGVTFIYEDDGKITARDEETGVASFGDTKAEALRMLAEALELHAGGGDPVTDEDLEEFGLDPDDFDDKELPEFMQ; this is encoded by the coding sequence ATGTCGAGTACGACTCGTGACGAGGGAAGCGAGGAGGGCGTGACCTTCATCTACGAGGACGACGGGAAGATCACGGCCCGTGACGAGGAGACCGGCGTCGCTTCCTTCGGAGACACGAAGGCCGAGGCGTTGCGGATGCTCGCCGAGGCACTCGAACTCCACGCAGGGGGCGGCGACCCCGTCACGGACGAGGACCTCGAAGAGTTCGGTCTCGACCCCGACGACTTCGACGACAAGGAACTTCCCGAATTCATGCAGTGA
- a CDS encoding FxsA family protein — protein sequence MRLRWVFVLLLLVPLADALLLVVVADAVGAPATVALVVLTGLVGMLLVRAEGRHTVRRLQERLATGEVPTKELMDGGLLIAAGAFLLTPGLVTDAIGFLLGVPLTRAPIRALLERVVVRPYLDRKSGGFVTGGVYTAGFPDDDDVYDVDGGSYRVDDE from the coding sequence ATGCGCCTGCGCTGGGTGTTCGTCCTCCTGTTGCTCGTCCCCCTCGCCGACGCCCTGTTGCTCGTCGTCGTCGCCGACGCCGTCGGCGCGCCGGCGACCGTCGCGCTGGTCGTCCTCACCGGCCTCGTCGGGATGTTGCTGGTGCGAGCCGAGGGTCGTCACACCGTCCGGCGCCTCCAGGAGCGACTCGCGACCGGCGAGGTGCCGACCAAGGAACTCATGGACGGCGGCCTGCTGATCGCCGCGGGGGCCTTCCTGCTCACCCCGGGCCTCGTCACCGACGCCATCGGCTTCCTGCTCGGGGTGCCGCTGACGCGTGCGCCCATCCGAGCCCTGCTCGAACGGGTCGTCGTGCGCCCCTATCTGGACCGGAAGAGCGGCGGGTTCGTCACCGGCGGCGTCTACACGGCGGGCTTCCCGGACGACGACGACGTGTACGACGTCGACGGCGGCTCCTACCGCGTCGACGACGAGTAG